One genomic region from Clostridium saccharobutylicum DSM 13864 encodes:
- a CDS encoding CPBP family intramembrane glutamic endopeptidase, translated as MINDFQEEIAIRRLRLKKDIKKTGGNCARILLILSLCTYGIGSLIIFGIRFKAKQLGVTMTSNVEAENILGISKDAYNFMMGYLPCIIADIIAILIALKTTTIRIRKDMLCKIKSPKLFVLLGTVSCIGTGMISSIIYQIYSTLFNAGGIKIPEPDFSMPTQTGYLILFLAYVCVVGPVLEEIIFRGFILKSMQKYGNLTAIIVSSILFSMFHLNLVQFVNPVLMGIVLGFIAIKSKSVVASIIAHIFNNTITFMLAGISLLKMPILEHSISAVYFFGGIVLFVLFVVRYSKDFIETIRENTNILKTYKKVAYAFSSGWARVYIVFYMLLVGGIMFLTNLFKIS; from the coding sequence ATGATAAATGATTTTCAAGAAGAAATTGCTATTAGACGGTTAAGATTAAAAAAAGATATAAAGAAAACTGGTGGAAATTGTGCAAGAATACTTCTTATCCTATCTTTGTGCACATATGGAATAGGCAGCTTAATTATATTTGGAATTAGATTTAAAGCAAAACAATTAGGGGTTACTATGACCAGTAATGTTGAAGCAGAAAATATATTAGGAATTTCTAAAGATGCATATAATTTCATGATGGGGTATCTTCCATGTATAATTGCTGACATTATAGCTATATTAATAGCATTAAAAACTACAACTATAAGAATAAGAAAAGATATGTTATGCAAAATTAAATCACCTAAGTTATTTGTACTTTTAGGGACAGTTTCTTGCATAGGTACAGGTATGATTTCAAGTATAATATATCAAATATACTCAACTCTTTTTAATGCTGGAGGAATTAAAATACCTGAACCAGATTTTAGTATGCCAACACAAACGGGTTACTTGATATTGTTTTTAGCATATGTATGTGTTGTTGGACCAGTTTTAGAAGAAATTATATTTAGGGGTTTTATACTAAAGAGTATGCAGAAGTATGGAAATTTAACTGCTATTATTGTATCTTCAATTCTATTTTCAATGTTTCATTTAAACTTGGTTCAATTTGTAAATCCGGTATTAATGGGAATTGTATTAGGATTTATTGCTATTAAATCTAAGTCTGTTGTAGCTTCAATAATAGCTCATATATTCAATAATACAATAACATTTATGTTAGCTGGTATATCATTATTGAAAATGCCAATATTAGAACATTCAATTTCAGCTGTATATTTTTTTGGTGGAATTGTGTTATTTGTATTATTTGTTGTTAGATACAGCAAAGACTTTATTGAAACAATTAGAGAAAATACAAATATATTAAAGACTTATAAAAAAGTTGCATACGCTTTTAGTAGTGGATGGGCAAGAGTTTATATAGTATTTTATATGTTATTAGTTGGAGGAATTATGTTTCTAACTAATTTATTTAA
- a CDS encoding nitrilase-related carbon-nitrogen hydrolase: MIIGLAQINVFWEDMNKNMNKVEEFIKRAMERKVQLILFPEMTLTGFIMDIDKLLDSEDIIIKWLRNLAINSNINIGIGFAIKDNKKGKNKYVFISKEGNVLLEYIKIHPFSYAREDINFYKGNTISSCKIEECNIAPFICYDLRFPEIFQIASKQSEIITVAANWPKSRENHWLTLLKARAIENQCYIIGINRVGQSDGLEYNGASIFVDPNGDVLNEIMCKEELIVRELSLEKINEIRNKFNIKDDRREDIYKLYL; the protein is encoded by the coding sequence ATGATAATAGGGCTTGCTCAAATTAACGTTTTTTGGGAAGATATGAATAAAAATATGAATAAGGTCGAAGAATTTATAAAAAGAGCAATGGAAAGAAAAGTTCAACTAATTCTATTTCCAGAAATGACTTTAACAGGCTTTATAATGGATATAGATAAGTTATTAGACTCAGAAGACATAATAATAAAATGGCTTAGGAATTTGGCTATAAACAGTAATATTAACATAGGAATTGGATTTGCAATAAAGGACAATAAAAAGGGAAAAAATAAATATGTTTTTATTTCTAAAGAAGGTAATGTATTGCTTGAATATATTAAAATACATCCTTTTTCATATGCAAGGGAAGATATTAATTTTTATAAAGGCAATACTATATCTAGTTGTAAAATAGAAGAGTGTAACATAGCACCTTTTATTTGTTATGATTTAAGATTTCCAGAAATATTTCAAATTGCATCGAAACAATCCGAGATAATAACAGTAGCTGCAAATTGGCCTAAGTCAAGAGAAAATCATTGGTTAACATTGTTAAAAGCAAGAGCTATAGAAAATCAATGCTATATAATTGGAATAAATAGAGTGGGACAAAGCGATGGTTTAGAGTATAATGGTGCATCAATATTTGTAGATCCAAATGGGGATGTCTTAAATGAAATAATGTGTAAAGAAGAACTTATTGTTAGAGAACTTAGTTTAGAAAAAATTAATGAAATTAGAAATAAATTTAATATAAAAGATGATAGAAGAGAGGATATATATAAATTATATTTGTAA
- a CDS encoding phenylpyruvate tautomerase MIF-related protein, which yields MPFIGSKVSVKISSEKEEIIKKRLGESIELIPGKSEKFLMVGFEDEYSLYFGGEKLEKGAFVEVKILGKASKESYDMLTKAICIIYEEELQIPKDKIYVKYEEVENWGWNGQNF from the coding sequence ATGCCATTTATAGGATCTAAGGTAAGTGTAAAAATTTCAAGTGAGAAAGAAGAAATTATAAAGAAAAGATTAGGAGAATCAATAGAACTAATTCCAGGAAAAAGTGAAAAATTTTTAATGGTTGGTTTTGAAGATGAATATTCACTTTATTTTGGCGGTGAAAAATTAGAAAAAGGTGCTTTTGTAGAAGTAAAAATATTGGGTAAAGCAAGTAAGGAATCTTATGATATGCTAACAAAAGCAATTTGCATAATATATGAGGAAGAATTACAAATTCCTAAAGATAAGATATATGTTAAATATGAAGAAGTCGAAAATTGGGGTTGGAACGGACAAAACTTTTAA
- the cytX gene encoding putative hydroxymethylpyrimidine transporter CytX — protein sequence MENKTSNSSQFILWLGAAISIAEILTGALLAPLGLSQGIAAILIGHTIGGVILYLCGIIGAQSKLSSIESTRISFGKYGSFLFSILNIVQLLGWTAVMIINGSKALDAVSMQLFNFQNETVWCIIIGALIALWIGVGVKSLSKINTVAVAALFLSTIVLGFIVFTNNTANVGAGGFEGETLNFGTAVELNVTMALSWIPLISDYTKNLKSEKAGTLASALGYCIGSTFMFIIGLGASLYAGTSDISGILLSAGLGTIALIIVIFSTVTTTFLDAYSAGVSFTNINKCINEKTAGLIVCGLGIILSIVVSIDQYEDFLYLIGSVFAPLFAISITDYFIFNKKSIEEKNVVDIKNIIIWIIGVFAYRILMQFNSIVGITIPVMIGIALLCILINLCLKAYK from the coding sequence ATGGAAAATAAGACTTCGAATTCAAGTCAATTTATCTTATGGCTTGGTGCAGCAATTTCTATTGCTGAAATATTGACGGGAGCGCTATTAGCACCTTTAGGATTAAGCCAAGGAATAGCTGCTATTTTGATAGGACATACTATTGGAGGTGTTATACTTTATTTATGTGGTATTATAGGTGCTCAAAGCAAATTATCTTCAATAGAATCAACTAGAATTTCATTTGGAAAATATGGTTCATTTTTATTTTCTATATTAAATATTGTACAACTATTAGGTTGGACTGCAGTTATGATTATCAATGGTTCAAAGGCATTAGATGCAGTTTCTATGCAATTATTTAATTTTCAGAACGAAACGGTATGGTGTATTATTATTGGAGCATTAATTGCTTTATGGATAGGTGTTGGAGTAAAAAGCCTATCTAAAATAAATACTGTAGCAGTAGCTGCACTGTTTTTATCAACTATAGTGCTTGGCTTTATAGTATTTACAAATAATACAGCCAATGTAGGTGCGGGTGGATTTGAAGGAGAGACGTTAAATTTTGGCACAGCAGTAGAACTTAATGTAACTATGGCATTATCATGGATTCCACTTATTTCAGATTATACTAAGAATTTAAAATCTGAAAAAGCGGGTACATTAGCAAGTGCATTAGGATATTGCATTGGTAGTACTTTTATGTTTATCATTGGCCTTGGAGCATCTTTATATGCTGGTACTTCAGATATATCTGGTATTTTACTTTCAGCTGGACTTGGAACAATAGCACTTATTATTGTCATTTTTTCAACAGTAACTACAACTTTTTTAGATGCATATTCTGCAGGAGTAAGTTTTACTAACATAAATAAATGTATAAATGAAAAAACTGCAGGTTTAATTGTATGTGGATTAGGAATAATATTATCAATAGTTGTTTCTATAGATCAATATGAAGATTTTCTATATTTAATAGGATCAGTTTTTGCACCATTATTTGCAATTTCAATAACTGATTATTTTATATTTAATAAAAAATCAATTGAGGAAAAAAATGTGGTTGACATAAAGAATATTATTATATGGATTATTGGAGTATTTGCGTATAGAATATTAATGCAATTTAATTCTATAGTAGGTATAACTATTCCTGTTATGATTGGCATTGCATTATTATGTATTTTAATTAATTTATGTTTAAAAGCATATAAGTAA
- a CDS encoding AI-2E family transporter encodes MSDMIQIYKKRSFKRLITLLVLLIFFYVMQDMINLMLLTFVFTYLIHSISKHLIQEFDGKIRINYKFMVVIVSLLLTSVIFIILIDFLPMVIKQLTQVIMQVHELYGNLGHNEITNLIKERLDKVYSTIFSAEGINYIMHSITNISKLGINIIISLVLSIFFLIQKDEIMQFTHKFKNSKINILYEEVEFFGKKFVFSFGKVIEVQIVIAIINGVLSTIGLSIIGFPHLLGFGVMVMLLGLIPVAGVIVSLVPLSIVAFNNGGLPHVFYVLGLIALLHAFEAYILNPKLMSSKTKLPIFYTLVILLVSEHIAGVWGLIIGIPVFMFILDIVGISYGNNKND; translated from the coding sequence ATGTCAGATATGATTCAAATTTATAAAAAAAGATCTTTTAAGAGACTTATAACCTTATTAGTATTACTTATATTTTTCTATGTAATGCAGGATATGATAAATTTAATGCTATTAACTTTTGTATTTACATATCTAATTCATAGTATTTCAAAACATTTAATTCAAGAATTTGATGGGAAAATAAGAATAAATTATAAATTCATGGTTGTTATAGTTTCGTTACTTTTAACGTCTGTAATATTTATTATATTAATAGACTTTTTACCAATGGTTATTAAACAGTTAACTCAGGTAATTATGCAGGTACATGAGTTATATGGAAATTTAGGACATAATGAGATTACTAATTTAATAAAAGAAAGATTAGATAAAGTTTACTCAACTATTTTTTCAGCAGAAGGCATAAATTACATAATGCATTCAATAACAAATATAAGCAAATTAGGAATTAATATAATTATTTCTTTAGTTTTAAGTATTTTTTTCTTAATTCAAAAGGATGAAATAATGCAATTTACGCATAAATTTAAAAATAGTAAAATTAATATATTATATGAGGAAGTTGAATTCTTTGGAAAAAAGTTTGTTTTCTCTTTTGGTAAAGTTATTGAAGTACAAATTGTTATTGCTATTATAAATGGTGTGCTTTCAACTATAGGATTATCTATAATAGGATTTCCGCATTTATTAGGATTTGGTGTAATGGTAATGTTACTTGGTCTTATTCCTGTGGCTGGAGTAATAGTATCATTAGTACCTTTAAGTATAGTAGCTTTTAATAATGGTGGATTACCTCATGTTTTTTATGTTCTTGGATTAATTGCTTTACTTCACGCATTTGAAGCGTATATATTAAATCCAAAATTAATGTCTTCAAAGACAAAGCTACCTATATTTTATACCTTAGTTATACTTTTAGTATCGGAACATATTGCAGGTGTTTGGGGACTAATTATTGGAATTCCTGTTTTCATGTTTATTTTAGATATAGTTGGAATATCTTATGGCAATAATAAAAATGATTGA
- the rlmD gene encoding 23S rRNA (uracil(1939)-C(5))-methyltransferase RlmD: protein MLEEKKEYIVEVKSLGYEGEGVAKIDGYPIFIPGALKNEKVKVKIVKVKKNYAYGKLIEVIDRCDERREPDCPNYEKCGGCTLEHLSYNGQLDFKFDRVKDCIRKIAGLDDKLVKYPLGVKEAYGYRNKVQLPVGLVDGKITIGFFSEKTHEIINVDSCLLLSEEDDNIIEIIRNWMEKYSILPAKKDGDFYKQGLLRHIMIRKGFKTNEVMIVLVTTDKKINHKDELIDELKLKIKNLKSVIQNVNHKDTNLVLGEKCTTLWGEDYISDYIGQYKFNISPLSFFQVNPNQTEVLYNKALEYADLTGNEIVFDAYCGTGTITLFLSQKAKKVYGVEIVEQAIENAKENAKKNEVTNSEFYVGKSEEVIPRIIQDGIKPDIIVVDPPRKGCDTKLLNAIGDAKPKRIVYVSCDPSTLARDLKHLEKLGYETLEVQPVDMFPMTKHIECVAKIEKK from the coding sequence GTGTTAGAAGAAAAAAAGGAATATATTGTAGAGGTTAAATCTTTAGGATATGAAGGTGAAGGTGTTGCTAAAATAGATGGGTATCCTATATTTATACCAGGTGCATTAAAAAATGAAAAAGTAAAGGTTAAAATAGTTAAAGTTAAGAAGAATTATGCTTATGGAAAGCTTATTGAAGTAATTGATAGATGTGATGAAAGAAGAGAACCAGATTGTCCTAATTATGAAAAATGTGGAGGATGCACATTAGAGCATTTAAGTTATAATGGTCAATTAGATTTTAAATTTGACAGAGTTAAAGATTGTATAAGAAAAATTGCAGGATTGGATGATAAATTAGTAAAATATCCATTAGGAGTTAAAGAAGCATATGGATATAGAAATAAAGTTCAACTTCCAGTTGGATTAGTAGATGGAAAAATTACTATAGGTTTTTTTAGTGAAAAAACTCATGAGATAATTAATGTAGATTCTTGCTTACTTCTTAGTGAAGAAGATGATAATATAATAGAAATAATAAGAAATTGGATGGAGAAATATTCTATATTACCAGCCAAAAAGGATGGAGATTTCTATAAGCAGGGCTTGCTTAGGCATATAATGATAAGAAAGGGATTTAAAACTAATGAAGTAATGATTGTATTAGTTACTACAGATAAGAAAATTAATCATAAGGATGAATTAATAGATGAATTAAAGTTAAAAATTAAAAACTTAAAGAGTGTAATTCAAAATGTAAATCACAAAGATACTAATTTGGTTCTTGGTGAAAAATGTACTACACTATGGGGGGAAGATTATATATCTGATTATATAGGACAATATAAGTTTAATATATCTCCATTATCATTTTTTCAAGTTAATCCAAATCAAACAGAAGTACTTTACAATAAAGCTTTAGAATATGCAGATTTAACTGGAAATGAAATTGTATTTGATGCGTATTGTGGTACAGGTACAATAACATTGTTTTTATCGCAAAAGGCTAAGAAAGTATATGGCGTTGAAATAGTGGAACAGGCAATAGAAAATGCCAAAGAAAATGCTAAGAAAAATGAAGTGACTAATTCTGAATTTTATGTAGGAAAATCAGAAGAAGTAATTCCTAGAATTATACAAGATGGAATTAAACCAGATATAATAGTCGTAGATCCACCGAGAAAAGGTTGTGATACTAAATTATTGAATGCTATAGGAGATGCAAAGCCAAAAAGAATTGTTTATGTATCATGTGATCCAAGTACATTGGCAAGGGATTTAAAACACTTAGAGAAATTAGGATATGAAACTTTAGAAGTTCAACCGGTTGATATGTTTCCTATGACAAAACATATAGAATGTGTTGCAAAGATAGAAAAAAAATAG
- the pyk gene encoding pyruvate kinase, with protein MRKTKMICTIGPASEDMETLEKVMLAGMNASRHNFSHGDHAEHGGRIEKVKALSKKLNKEIAIILDTKGPEIRTGKFEPNKVELQKGTEFTIYAGDMSVVGDTTKCSVTYEGLAKDVVPGNTILIDDGLVGLTVKSVDGNAVKCEVQNTGLVGTHKGVNVPGVSIKLPAMTEKDKSDLIFGCEVGVTMIAASFIRKAADVEAIREVLNTHGGERILICSKIENQEGVDNIDSILEVSDLIMVARGDLGVEIPIENVPAVQKMIIRKCNAAGKPVVTATQMLDSMIRNPRPTRAEVSDVANAILDGTDAIMLSGESANGTYPVEAVSTMAKIAEETEKQLEYKVAISAAKSHTPAISGVISRAASNAANELNANAVITSTQTGATAKRISQCRPECPIIAVTPDEVVARQLAFSWGVYPVVASKMESTDEMLEKSVEIAKANDYVKSGDTVILAAGVPVDQVGATNLLKVSIVK; from the coding sequence ATGAGAAAAACTAAAATGATTTGTACTATAGGTCCAGCAAGTGAGGATATGGAAACATTAGAAAAAGTAATGTTAGCAGGTATGAATGCTTCAAGACATAACTTTTCACATGGAGATCATGCAGAACATGGTGGAAGAATAGAAAAAGTTAAAGCTTTATCTAAAAAGCTTAACAAAGAAATTGCTATAATCCTTGATACAAAAGGACCAGAAATCAGAACTGGAAAATTTGAACCAAACAAGGTTGAATTACAAAAAGGAACAGAATTTACAATATATGCAGGCGATATGTCAGTAGTTGGTGACACTACTAAGTGTTCAGTTACATATGAAGGATTAGCTAAGGATGTTGTACCTGGAAATACAATTTTAATAGATGATGGTTTAGTAGGATTAACTGTTAAGTCTGTTGATGGAAATGCAGTTAAGTGTGAAGTTCAAAACACTGGATTAGTAGGAACTCATAAAGGTGTTAACGTACCAGGAGTATCAATTAAATTACCAGCAATGACTGAAAAAGATAAATCAGATTTAATCTTCGGTTGTGAAGTTGGAGTTACTATGATTGCAGCTTCATTCATCAGAAAAGCAGCAGACGTAGAAGCTATTAGAGAAGTACTTAATACACATGGTGGAGAAAGAATATTAATATGTTCTAAAATCGAAAACCAAGAAGGTGTTGATAACATAGATTCAATCTTAGAAGTTTCAGACCTTATAATGGTTGCTAGAGGAGACCTAGGAGTTGAAATTCCAATAGAAAACGTACCTGCAGTACAAAAAATGATCATCAGAAAATGTAATGCTGCTGGAAAGCCAGTTGTTACAGCTACTCAAATGTTAGATTCTATGATCAGAAACCCAAGACCAACAAGAGCAGAAGTTTCAGACGTAGCTAACGCTATCTTAGATGGTACTGATGCAATCATGTTATCAGGAGAAAGTGCAAACGGAACTTACCCAGTAGAAGCTGTTTCTACAATGGCTAAGATTGCTGAAGAAACTGAAAAGCAATTAGAATACAAAGTAGCTATTTCAGCTGCTAAATCACATACACCAGCTATATCAGGAGTTATTTCAAGAGCAGCAAGTAATGCAGCTAACGAATTAAATGCTAATGCTGTTATAACTTCAACTCAAACTGGAGCTACTGCTAAGAGAATATCTCAATGCAGACCAGAATGCCCAATTATAGCTGTTACTCCAGATGAAGTAGTTGCTAGACAATTAGCATTCTCATGGGGAGTATATCCAGTAGTTGCTAGTAAGATGGAATCAACTGATGAAATGTTAGAAAAATCAGTTGAAATCGCAAAAGCTAATGATTATGTAAAATCTGGAGATACAGTTATATTAGCAGCTGGAGTACCAGTAGATCAAGTTGGAGCAACTAACTTATTAAAAGTTAGCATTGTAAAATAG
- the pfkA gene encoding 6-phosphofructokinase, with protein MKKIAVLTSGGDAPGMNAAIRAVVRTALKNGIEVMGVQRGYSGLINGELFNMDKTSVSDIIQRGGTILRTARCPEFKNEEVRKRAAKILQAYGVEALVVIGGDGSFTGAKLLSKLGIKTIGLPGTIDNDLAYTDFTLGFDTALNTVVDAINKIRDTSTSHERVSIVEVMGRNCGDLSLYAGIAGGAESIIVPEIDNFDKDQLCRTILDGKNHGKMHNLIILAEGIGGAFELAKYVEEITGIETRATVLGHIQRGGSPSATDRVLASRMGAKAIDVLLEGKTSRVIGIKDNKIIDQDIDEALDMESKFDEELYKIAQILA; from the coding sequence ATGAAAAAAATAGCTGTATTAACAAGTGGTGGAGATGCACCAGGAATGAATGCTGCAATTAGAGCAGTAGTAAGAACTGCACTAAAAAATGGCATTGAGGTAATGGGTGTACAAAGAGGATATAGTGGATTGATCAATGGAGAATTATTCAATATGGATAAAACTTCTGTATCAGATATAATTCAAAGAGGTGGAACAATTCTAAGAACAGCTAGATGTCCTGAATTCAAAAACGAAGAAGTAAGAAAAAGAGCTGCTAAAATCTTACAAGCTTATGGAGTTGAAGCTTTAGTAGTTATAGGTGGAGATGGATCATTTACAGGAGCCAAACTATTATCAAAACTTGGAATTAAGACTATTGGATTACCAGGAACAATTGATAATGACTTAGCTTATACTGATTTTACTTTAGGATTTGATACAGCGTTAAATACTGTTGTTGATGCTATAAATAAAATTAGAGATACTTCTACTTCACATGAAAGAGTTTCAATAGTTGAAGTTATGGGAAGAAATTGTGGAGATTTATCTTTATATGCTGGTATAGCAGGTGGAGCAGAATCAATTATAGTACCTGAAATAGATAACTTCGATAAAGATCAACTTTGTAGAACTATTTTAGATGGTAAGAATCATGGAAAAATGCATAACTTAATAATACTTGCAGAAGGTATTGGAGGAGCATTTGAACTTGCAAAATACGTTGAAGAAATAACAGGAATTGAAACAAGAGCAACTGTTTTAGGACATATTCAAAGAGGTGGAAGTCCAAGTGCTACAGATAGAGTTTTAGCTTCAAGAATGGGAGCAAAGGCTATAGATGTATTATTAGAAGGAAAAACTTCAAGAGTTATAGGAATTAAAGATAACAAAATTATTGATCAAGATATAGATGAAGCATTGGATATGGAAAGCAAATTCGATGAAGAATTATATAAGATTGCTCAAATATTAGCATAA